AAATAGCGGCACCCATGGCACGAGAAACAACAGCAATCCGAGCAATAGCCAGCGTTGCCACATCTAGTGAACCTCTGCAAGTGGAGTATCAATAATCAGCCGCCACCAAAGCCATCCCACCCCAAGTAAAATGAGCAGGCCAGGTAATAACCACCAGGCTGCCGACAGCCAGAGATTCCACAGCGGTTTAGCGATCAAAATCATTGCCAACACAAATCTTCCCAATCCCGTCTCTGGATCACCCAACAGCATTGCCGGGCCACTGCTGTCAACCAGTAAACCCCAACCACCGATAAGCATAAAAAGGACTGGCAGAACCAAGACCCATCGATACCAGGATCGCCGAACCGGTGGTGGAGTTGACAATTGCCGAACGATCCGCGCCGACAAATCAGCCGGCGGGGCTGCCATCTGCGGCTCTCCCCAGCGCGCTAACAACATGCGTAGTTCGGCTTCGGCTGCTGCCAGATCAGTGTCGCTCAACTCATCATCCCCTCTATATTCCATACCTCCTCCTCGGCAGCGAGTGCCTCTTGCAACATCTTGCGCGCCCGGTGCAGCCGGGTCTTCACAGTAGCTTCGGTCAAGCCTAACACCTGACCGATCTCTTCATACGACAGATCATACCAGTAGCGCAACACGGTGACTCCACGGTAGGTAACGGGGAGGCGCTGTAGCGCCCGCTGCACTACCTCCTGTTGCGCACGTTGCAATGCACTTCGCTCCGGCCCCGGCTGCGTGCTCGGCAGCCAAAATGCCACATCTTCAAGGGTTAACCAGTTGAAGCGCCGGCGACGCAGGCGATCAATACAATAGTTCGAGCCAATCGTCAGCAGCCACGTTACCAAACGGCGCGACGGATCATAGCTCTGAAGATTACGAAATGCCCGAAGAAATACTTCTTGAACAGCATCTTCCGCCTCGAATGCGTCACCCAGCATACGATATGCCTGATTATACAGAACACCGGTATAACGCTGGACAATGGTCGCACAGGCCGATTGATCGCCTGCACAGGCACGAGCAACAAGCTCTGTTTCATCAGGCTGTAATTCGCTCACAGGTATTCCTCACATGATGTTATACGCTATATTCAATTAAACGTTGCAACGCACGAAAACTTCCTGCAATCTAACCATCCAACGTCACCTGCGATCACAAAGGCATCCCGTCGTCATACTATTACATTGCCGATCAACATGCAATCCCTCAAATGCTAGCGTACTCTACCAATGAGTCGTAGGCTATCAACTTGCAAGAGCGGGCAGGTTCGTGTACCATCTTGCGTGATGCGACGGTCGTTCGCATTCCGTCGTCAGTCAACTGGAGGAAGCCGTGGCCGCTAACATCAATCGTGATCAAATTCGCGCCGCCCTTGGCGAAACCGATCCTGCCTTTAGCTTCTACCTCGATCTGGTCTCTGGAGAGGTGTTGCGCGTGCCAGACACCGATCCAAGTGCTGAAGCTGAAGCACTCCGCAACCAGGTGATGGAAGGGTATGGTGATCGGTATCGCTACATTCCCGGTGGCAAGACAAACCCTACCGACAGCGATGTCCAGGCGTGGCTTGAAGCCGAAGGGATAGCATAATTTCGCTTCCGGCAAGCCACACAAGGCAGGAAGCAGCAGATTCTTCCTGCCTTGCTAAACTTGTCTTGAGGCTTACTGCTTTTCGTAGGGCTTACCCACTGCTGCCGGCCCCACGGCACGCCCGATCAAACCGGCCAGCACAATCATGGTGACCACATAGGGGATGACTTGCAGGAATTGCACCGGTACCGGCCCACCC
This genomic window from Chloroflexus aurantiacus J-10-fl contains:
- a CDS encoding RNA polymerase sigma factor: MSELQPDETELVARACAGDQSACATIVQRYTGVLYNQAYRMLGDAFEAEDAVQEVFLRAFRNLQSYDPSRRLVTWLLTIGSNYCIDRLRRRRFNWLTLEDVAFWLPSTQPGPERSALQRAQQEVVQRALQRLPVTYRGVTVLRYWYDLSYEEIGQVLGLTEATVKTRLHRARKMLQEALAAEEEVWNIEGMMS
- a CDS encoding UPF0158 family protein encodes the protein MAANINRDQIRAALGETDPAFSFYLDLVSGEVLRVPDTDPSAEAEALRNQVMEGYGDRYRYIPGGKTNPTDSDVQAWLEAEGIA